AGTAAAGATGTTTTACCGTGGTCAACGTGACCCATTACCGTAACAATTGGCGCTCTTGTTACTAAATCTTCTTCTTTATCTTCAACAACTTCAATTGCTTCTTCAATGTCAACTGTAATGAATTCTACATCATAACCAAATTCATCAGCAACGATTGTTAAAGTCTCAGCATCTAAACGTTGGTTCATAGTTACCATGATTCCAAGAGACATACACGTTCCAATTACTTTAGTAATCGGCACGTCCATCATAATTGCAATTTCACCAACAGTAACGAATTCTGTAACTTTAATAGTTTTACTTCCTTCATCAAGTGCTCTTTGCTCGTCGTCTGATTTTTGACGGTGAGTTTCTCTTTTATCTCTTCTGTATTTAGCCGCTTTTGATTTACCGCCTTTTCCTTGAAGCTTTTCAAGAGTTTCTCTAATTTGGTTTTTTACTTCTTCTTCGGTAGGTTCAACTTTAGCCACAATTGCTGGACGGTTTCCTTTTACAAAACCTGGTCTTGCACTTCTGTTAGCATTAAAACCACCTCCGTTATTTGAACCTGTTTTATTTTGTCCTTGCTGAGCTCCTTGCCCTTGAGGATTATTATTATTTCCTACAGCAGGTTTTTGAGCTCCCGGTGTACCCGGTTTAGGAGCAATTCTTTTACGCTTATTTTTATTAGCGTTATTTCCTGCTCCAGGAACTCCAGGTTTATTATTTTGAGCTGCTTTTGGATCTTCTTTCTTTTTCTTAGGCTTATTAAATTGAGACAAGTCAATTGTCTGCCCAGTAAGAGTTGTCCCTGAAAGCTTTTGATATTGCGTAGTAATAGTATCTTCTGAAGTTGCAGGATCTGTTGACACAATAGGTTCAGCAGTTTTAGCTTCAGGTTTTACTTCTTTTTTCTCAGTAATAATAGGTTTTTCTACCTTTTTCTCCTCAGAAACTACAGGAGCAACAGACTCTGGCTGTACATTTTCTTTTTGAGCAGGTTTTTCTGGCTGAGAAGGAGCAACAGTTTTAGGCTCTTCGGTTTTAACTTCTTCTGAAGGAGAAACGGCAGGTTTCTTTGGATTCAAATCAATTTTACCAACCTGAACAGGCCCAGTAACAACAGCTCTCGCTTTAATGATTTCTTGTTGTTTCTGACGCTCCTCTTCTTGTCTGCGTTTATCCTCTAATTCTTTCTCACGCTCAACACGTAAAGCTTCTTTTTCTTTTCTTTTTTCTTCTCCTACTTCTTTAGAAGCTTCCTTATTCCCCTTATCGCCCGCAAATTGGCTTTGTAGAATATTAAATTCTCCCTCAGAAATTTTGGCATTTGGATTTGCATCAATAGCAATTCCTTTATCTTTTAGATAATCTACCGCTCTTTCTAACGAAATATTTAATTCCCTTAAAACCTTGTTTATTCTTATTACTCTCTCTTCAGACATATAACCTTTTTATTATTACCTTTTTCGTTGTGTTGTTAGAGCAGATAACAAACTAGTTATCAAACTCTTCTTTTAGTATTCTAATAACATCCAGAATTGTTTCCTCTTCTAAATCTGTTCTTCTTACTAAATCTTCTACTTCTTGTTTTAAAATACTTTTAGCTGTATCCAAACCAATTTTTGCAAATTCTTCGATAACCCAGTCTTCGATTTCATCTGAAAACTCTGTTAATTCAACATCATCATCATCTTCACCGCTTTCAGTATCACCTTCTCTGATTACGTCTAATTCATAACCCGTTAATAGACCAGCCAATTTAATATTATGCCCTCCTCTACCAATTGCTTTAGAAACTTCTTCTAATTTTAAGAATACTTCAGCTCTCTTGTTTTCTTCATCAATTTTGATAGTAGAAACTTTAGCAGGACTTAATGCTCTTGTAATAAACAACTGAATGTTGTTTGTATAATTGATAACATCAATATTTTCATTTCCTAATTCACGAACAATTCCGTGAATACGCGATCCTTTCATACCAACACAAGCTCCAACTGGATCAATTCTGTCATCGTAAGAATCTACCGCTACTTTTGCTTTTTCACCTGGAATACGAACTACATTTTTTACTGTAATTAAACCGTCAAAAACCTCTGGAATTTCCTGCTCGAATAATTTTTCCAAAAACTTCTCTGAAGTTCTTGACATAATAATCTGCGGTTTATTTCCTTTTAATTCAACGCTTTCAATAATTCCACGAACGTTATCTCCTTTACGGAAAAAGTCAGACGGAATTTGTTTTTCCTTTGGAAGCACAATCTCGTTTCCTTCATCATCTACTAAGATAACTACTCTAGGACGAACGTGATGAACTTCTGCGGTGTAAATATCGCCAATAATATCTTTAAATTGTTTATAAAGATTTGTATTATCATGTTCATGGATTTTAGATATTAAGTTTTGACGTAAAGCCAAAATTGCTCTTCTACCTAAATCAATTAATTTAACCTCTTCAGAAACCTCTTCTCCAATTTCAAAATCCGCTTCGATTTTTCTTGCTTCAGTCAGCGTAATTTCCTCGTTCTCAAAATCTAAATCTTCATCAGCAACAATAACTCTTCTTCTCCAAATTTCCATATCACCTTTATCAGGGTTGATAATGATATCGAAATTATCATCTGAACCGTATTTTTTCTTTAATGCATTTCTAAACACGTCCTCTAAAATTGCCATAAGCGTTACACGATCAATAAGTTTATTATCTTTAAACTCTGAGAATGAATCGATCAATGCTAAATTTTCCATGCGAATTCTTTAATTAAAATGTTACTGTAACAACTGCTTCCTTAATATCCGTATAAGGTATTTGTTGTTGTTTTTGAACTGTTTCTTTTCCTTTTCCTACTTTTTTCGGTTCTCTTGCCTTCCAAGACAAAATTATAAAAACATCATTAGCTTCAACCAATTCTGCTTCAATTTTTTCATTATTTGTAGTAACAATCAGCGTTCTACCAATATTTTTCTTGTATTGTCTTATCAATTTTAAAGGTGAACCAACTCCAACAGATGCAACTTCAAGCGAAAAATCCTGCTCTTCACGATCCAGATTATTCTCAATTGCACGACTTATATCGATACAATCCTGTAATGCAACCCCATTATCTCCATCTAAACCAACACTAATCTTGTATGAATCTGACACATGAAGGTCAATCAAAAAGATAGATGGTTTTTCAAGAAGAGCCTCTTCAATTAATCCGTTTACTTTTTCTTTAAATGTCATAATTTTATAAAAAGAGGGGACATTTAGTCCCCTCATTATTTAGATTTCATTAAATAACGTTGCAAATATAGTGATTTTTTTATAAATCAAATAACTAGATTGCTCTAAAAATAATTCTTATCTTTATAATACCAAATAAAAAACATTATTTAAATAATTTAACCCCAACATCATGAAACGAATTTTAGTTCCTACCGATTTTTCAGAACATGCTGAACACGCGTTAAAAGTAGCCGCTCAAATTGCTAGAAAAAACAATTCCGAAATCATCATTTTACATATGCTGGAATTGCCGCATCAATCTAATGATGCCATATTTGGAGGAGTCAGCATTCCCGAAACAATGCTTTTTATGCAAAAAGCAAACGAAACGCTGGACAAAGTTTCCAATAGTGATTTTTTAGATGGAATTCCAGTAACAGAAATTGTAAAAATAGACAAACCCATACACGGAATCACCCAAGTAAGCAAAGAACAAGACGTAGACTTAATTGTTATGGGCTCTCACGGATCTACAGGCATTGATGAATTGCTAATTGGCTCTAACACCGAAAAAGTTGTTAGAAATTCAGACATTCCAGTATTGATAATCAAAAAAGAGATTCAAAATTTTGAGATAAAAAACATTGTTTTTGCTTCTGATTTCAGCGAAGAAACCAAAAAACCATTTCAAAAACTTTTAAAATTCACAAAATCATTTGATGCAAAATTACATTTAGTTACCATCTGCACCCCAAATAGCTTTAAACCGACACATATTATTAACAAAGCTGTGAAAGAGTTTACAGATGATTTTAACCTTACCAATTTCGAAACCCATATTTATAATGATACTAACATCGAAAAAGGCATTCTTAATTTCTCAAACAGTATAAATGCAGATGCAATTGGAATGTGCACACACGGCAGAACTGGATTTGCACACTTCTTCAATGGAAGCATAAGCGAAGGACTAGTAAATCACGCCATTAGACCTGTTATCACCTTAAAGATTTAAAAAAACCAAATCTATAAAAACAACAAAGAGGCTGTCTAGTTTTCACAGATAACCTCTTTTTTTCGTTTAACTAAATATTAGATTTTCTAGTTGCACAGCAATCCTGCCTTCTCATTTTTTTAAGGATTTGTTCCAGAACCTGCTAGCGCACTTATAATAGGAGTCACCACATCTTCAACACTCTTAACCGCATCTAATATCGTATCAAGCAATCCGCCTCCATGCACTTCTTTCATTTCAGAAGGACTTAATTTTTCAAAATTAAATTTTCCTAGATCATTCATAATAACACTCTTTAAAATTATCATTCAGTTAATCCCAAAAAAACATTTAGTATTTTTTTTAAGGACATCAAATTTACACAAAATACTATAAATCAAAAACATATATCCAAAAAAACATTCCTCCAAATAAAAAAATGAGCCCTACAACAAAGTTTATTTGAGCTTCACAACAAAGCAGAACACTTCTTTAATATAGAAATTTGTCAAATAAAAATTCATTAAATCATATCACATGAAAACAATAGACAAAATTTACATTAATGGAGAATTCGTAACACCTCAAGGAACTGAATATTTTAACCTTATAAGTCCAACCACAAACGAAATACTTGGAAAAGTTCTTTTAGGAAATATCAAAGACACTCAAAATGCAATAGAAGCTGCTAAAAATGCTTTTAAGACTTTCTCTAAAACTTCGGCTTCAGAGAGAATCCAATATTTGAAAAATATAAAAACTGCTGTTGAAAAAAGAAAAACCGATTTTATAGATATAATGGTCGAAGAATATGGAGGAACATTTCAATTTGCATCCGTAAGTTACGAATACATGCTAAAAAGCTTTGATTCAGCAATCAGCTTATTAAAAAGCTATGAATTTACTAAGCTTATGGGAGAATCCGAAGTTCAAATGACACCGATTGGAGTTGTCGGAATTATAATTCCATGGAATTCAAGCAATGGTTTTATATGCAGCAAACTATCAACAGCAATTGCAGCAGGATGCACAACTGTTATAAAACCCAGCGAGATGAGCGCACAGCAAACACAATTAATAATGGAATGCCTGCACGACGCCAAACTTCCAAAAGGAATAGTAAACATCGTGAACGGATTAGGAGAAATTGTTGGCGCAGAAATCAGCCGAAATCCTGATATTTCAAAAATTTCTTTTACGGGCTCAACAAATGTCGGGAAAATTATCGCCAAAGAAGCTGTCAACACCATGAAAAGAGTCACATTAGAACTTGGAGGGAAATCACCAAACATTATTCTAGACGATGCCGATTTCTCGAAAGCAATTCCATTAGCCTTGAGCGCTGCA
This is a stretch of genomic DNA from Flavobacterium endoglycinae. It encodes these proteins:
- the nusA gene encoding transcription termination factor NusA, which codes for MENLALIDSFSEFKDNKLIDRVTLMAILEDVFRNALKKKYGSDDNFDIIINPDKGDMEIWRRRVIVADEDLDFENEEITLTEARKIEADFEIGEEVSEEVKLIDLGRRAILALRQNLISKIHEHDNTNLYKQFKDIIGDIYTAEVHHVRPRVVILVDDEGNEIVLPKEKQIPSDFFRKGDNVRGIIESVELKGNKPQIIMSRTSEKFLEKLFEQEIPEVFDGLITVKNVVRIPGEKAKVAVDSYDDRIDPVGACVGMKGSRIHGIVRELGNENIDVINYTNNIQLFITRALSPAKVSTIKIDEENKRAEVFLKLEEVSKAIGRGGHNIKLAGLLTGYELDVIREGDTESGEDDDDVELTEFSDEIEDWVIEEFAKIGLDTAKSILKQEVEDLVRRTDLEEETILDVIRILKEEFDN
- the rimP gene encoding ribosome assembly cofactor RimP — its product is MTFKEKVNGLIEEALLEKPSIFLIDLHVSDSYKISVGLDGDNGVALQDCIDISRAIENNLDREEQDFSLEVASVGVGSPLKLIRQYKKNIGRTLIVTTNNEKIEAELVEANDVFIILSWKAREPKKVGKGKETVQKQQQIPYTDIKEAVVTVTF
- a CDS encoding universal stress protein, with protein sequence MKRILVPTDFSEHAEHALKVAAQIARKNNSEIIILHMLELPHQSNDAIFGGVSIPETMLFMQKANETLDKVSNSDFLDGIPVTEIVKIDKPIHGITQVSKEQDVDLIVMGSHGSTGIDELLIGSNTEKVVRNSDIPVLIIKKEIQNFEIKNIVFASDFSEETKKPFQKLLKFTKSFDAKLHLVTICTPNSFKPTHIINKAVKEFTDDFNLTNFETHIYNDTNIEKGILNFSNSINADAIGMCTHGRTGFAHFFNGSISEGLVNHAIRPVITLKI
- a CDS encoding aldehyde dehydrogenase family protein — its product is MKTIDKIYINGEFVTPQGTEYFNLISPTTNEILGKVLLGNIKDTQNAIEAAKNAFKTFSKTSASERIQYLKNIKTAVEKRKTDFIDIMVEEYGGTFQFASVSYEYMLKSFDSAISLLKSYEFTKLMGESEVQMTPIGVVGIIIPWNSSNGFICSKLSTAIAAGCTTVIKPSEMSAQQTQLIMECLHDAKLPKGIVNIVNGLGEIVGAEISRNPDISKISFTGSTNVGKIIAKEAVNTMKRVTLELGGKSPNIILDDADFSKAIPLALSAAFMNSGQACIAGTRLLVPENKLEETKLILKNVLENIIVGDPKNSSTAVGPMVSTKQYQRVQDYIQAGINEGAEILAGGLGKPEGLEKGNFVKPTIFVNANNQMRIAKEEIFGPVLTVITYKTEEEAIEIANDTTYGLQAYVSSSDEKRAHRVASQINAGRVQINGIGHDPMAPFGGFKQSGIGREFGTIGLEAYLEPKALIQPK